The Bradysia coprophila strain Holo2 chromosome IV, BU_Bcop_v1, whole genome shotgun sequence genome includes a region encoding these proteins:
- the LOC119085915 gene encoding zinc finger protein 1 homolog, translating into MTSLRESNLFLKCRICVSDIQQYSNAITIFCKDFLDEKIRKYLHVNIDFSDKFHKRICRKCLIKLEDIHQFACLAQKNQQIFIKYAEELKTTVSNSVKLTKTPLVSNEDITIFAYDELKLGQVIKDHDLLKLILKALKWSHSKRNQNTQIEKLKNTNFHEVLANPDLLRDTDLMQLLGPYVKQDRNGNGGPKATLHRSGQEKNVEVLELGQSDYKSNHSNNDGTADETSVEMEVVVDPDLFFPYDDDETRSAEETIELEELKPLKCPTCPELYKTELELKEHILRHMMEKHEQDELDAEKEADEEKINEMLDELVPRKRTRRKPTSSRFTCPTCKKKLSTKGNLKVHLETHKPKGKFSCDKCGRIFKTYINLVRHRKYHSGDKFSCPTCSRVYPTKSTLRAHIITHSNVRPHDCPICHKTFKRNQDLKFHINQHTGMKPYKCDKCDKAFASSGNCFSHRKRMHSDKV; encoded by the exons ATGACTTCGTTGCGGGAGAGCAATTTATTCTTAAAGTGTCGCATTTGTGTGTCAGATATTCAGCAATACTCGAATGCAATCACCATATTCTGCAAAGACTTCTTGGACGAAAAGATCAGAAAGTATCTGCACGTAAAC attgACTTCAGCGACAAATTCCACAAACGAATTTGCCggaaatgtttaattaaattggaaGACATCCACCAGTTTGCCTGTcttgcacaaaaaaatcaacagatttTTATCAAGTATGCAGAAGAGCTAAAAACAACCGTCAGCAATTCCGTTAAATTAACTAAAACACCGCTGGTTTCGAATGAAGACATAACCATCTTTGCCTACGATGAATTGAAACTGGGTCAAGTAATCAAAGATCATGACTTGCTGAAATTGATACTCAAAGCTTTGAAATGGTCCCACTCCAAACGAAACCAAAACACTCAAATCGAAAAACTGAAGAACACAAACTTCCATGAGGTACTCGCCAATCCAGATCTACTTCGGGATACGGATCTAATGCAACTGCTAGGACCGTATGTGAAGCAAGACCGAAATGGTAATGGAGGACCGAAAGCCACGTTGCATCGATCGGGTCAGGAAAAGAACGTGGAAGTGTTAGAGCTGGGCCAATCTGATTATAAATCCAACCACTCAAACAACGATGGTACAGCTGACgaaactagtgttgaaatggAGGTGGTTGTGGATCCAGATTTATTTTTCCCATACGACGACGATGAGACACGAAGTGCAGAAGAGACTATCGAATTGGAAGAACTGAAACCACTAAAGTGTCCAACATGTCCGGAACTGTACAAAACCGAACTCGAGCTGAAGGAGCACATACTCAGACATATGATGGAGAAGCACGAACAAGACGAACTGGATGCGGAAAAGGAAGCCGATGaagagaaaataaatgaaatgctGGATGAATTAGTTCCGCGAAAAAGAACCCGGCGAAAACCGACATCGTCCAGATTTACTTGTCCCACGtgcaagaaaaaattgtcgaCGAAAGGAAATTTAAAAGTTCACTTGGAGACACACAAGCCGAAGGGAAAATTTTCATGCGATAAATGTGGAAGAAT CTTCAAAACCTACATAAACTTGGTTCGGCATCGAAAGTATCACTCTGGCGATAAATTTTCCTGTCCGACCTGCTCTAGAGTTTATCCGACGAAAAGCACGCTACGAGCGCACATCATAACTCACAGCAATGTCCGACCCCACGATTGTCCGATATGCCACAAAACGTTTAAACGGAACCAAGATTTGAAG TTTCACATCAATCAGCATACAGGAATG AAACCATACAAATGTGATAAATGTGACAAGGCGTTTGCAAGTTCCGGAAACTGTTTTTCACATCGCAAGCGTATGCACTCTgataaagtttaa